A genomic window from Dethiosulfovibrio salsuginis includes:
- a CDS encoding DivIVA domain-containing protein, translated as MTSLVTVLDVESVSFSKAIRGYNPDEVEDFLDRVADTLQYTAERQSGLEQDIKRLEEKLKEYDNLRDSLQEALLMAQRSSEERVGSARKEADAIIAEARSKAEGIISDAKARKDEILRQCDDARKTRDLFMADFRALLARFSSLVEANTGGEGELL; from the coding sequence GTGACTAGCCTTGTAACGGTGCTGGATGTAGAGTCGGTCTCTTTTTCCAAGGCTATCAGAGGCTATAATCCCGACGAGGTGGAGGACTTTTTAGATAGGGTGGCCGACACGTTACAGTACACCGCCGAGCGTCAGTCCGGTCTTGAGCAGGATATCAAAAGGTTGGAGGAGAAGCTCAAGGAGTACGATAACCTGAGGGATTCACTTCAGGAGGCCCTGCTTATGGCCCAAAGAAGCTCGGAGGAGAGAGTTGGCTCAGCCAGAAAGGAGGCCGACGCCATTATCGCCGAGGCCAGGAGCAAGGCGGAGGGCATTATATCCGACGCCAAGGCCCGAAAGGACGAGATTCTCCGTCAGTGCGACGACGCAAGAAAGACCAGAGATTTGTTTATGGCCGACTTCAGGGCCCTTCTTGCCCGATTTTCCAGCCTGGTGGAGGCGAACACTGGAGGGGAAGGGGAACTGCTGTGA